A single Larimichthys crocea isolate SSNF chromosome VIII, L_crocea_2.0, whole genome shotgun sequence DNA region contains:
- the scube2 gene encoding signal peptide, CUB and EGF-like domain-containing protein 2 isoform X1 yields the protein MGAIWAARDFCLFLLLLNSCQSTALPEIRDPCAEGSDGCHIDAICQTTQGSYKCTCKAGFKGDGKHCEDIDECDLEYNGGCVHECNNIPGNYRCTCYDGFNLAHDGHNCLDVDECKFNNGGCQHTCVNTMGSYECRCKEGFFLSNNQHTCIHRSVEGLNCMNKEHGCAHICKETPKGGVACECRPGFELARNQRGCILTCNHGNGGCQHTCEDTESGPICRCHARYTLQPDKRSCVERDEATTESSDHNATSFTEVDKRVKRRLLMETCAVNNGGCDCTCKDTSTGVRCSCPIGFTLQPDGKTCKDIDECELHNGGCEHFCRNTIGSFECNCRKGFKLLTDERSCQDIDECFFERTCDHTCVNSPGGFQCLCNKGYTMYGLAHCGDINECSVNNGGCEQGCENTMGGFECFCHPGYKLHWNKKDCIEAEGLPPANPPSKPTLNCSKQEGGDRCFLTCQSQVHISSGTEDSYTVTCGMPLPCLADAQKNNSGLYCLGPEMANVPRIKTTATFKSGTTKCNLKRSQEKLKETLNSAHSDSRFLFTENVQFSYVSLRCTSSGQRTRSRHGRKAGEEDSSSITAEFELDVNLEEVTAESCDLNCVRRRSEKRLRKTIRTLRKSINREQFHLHFAGSDYELGKSMGQPAELPGHCVAGQVLMGRKCVSCGIGTHYDGDQGRCVLCPAGTYQDEEGQTSCETCPGPEGREVSKVVGARNMSECGGQCSPGQYSHDGFIPCYPCPLGTYQPEVGRTSCFPCGGNLVTKRSGAVTFQECETKVQCSPGHYYNTSTHRCIRCPMGTYQGEFGQNYCVACPGNTTTDFDGSTNIMQCKNRQCGGELGDFTGYIESPNYPGNYPANVECTWTINPPPKRRILIVVPEIYLPIEDECGDYLVMRKSSLSNSVTTYETCQTYERPIAFTSRSKRLWIQFRSNEGNSGKGFQVPYVTYDEDYQELIEDIVRDGRLYASENHQEILKDKKLMKALFDVLAHPQNFFNYTAQESREMFPKSFIRFLRSKVLRFLRP from the exons ATGGGAGCTATTTGGGCTGCAAGggacttttgtttgtttttgctcttgttAAATAGTTGCCAAAGCACAGCGCTTCCAGAGATTCGAG ATCCATGTGCAGAGGGAAGTGATGGCTGTCACATTGATGCTATTTGTCAGACTACCCAAGGCTCATACAAGTGCACGTGTAAAGCAGGCTTTAAAGGAGATGGAAAACACTGCGAAG ACATTGATGAATGCGACTTGGAGTATAATGGTGGCTGCGTACACGAGTGCAACAATATACCAGGCAATTATCGCTGCACTTGTTATGACGGATTCAATTTGGCACATGACGGACATAACTGCCTAG ATGTCGATGAATGCAAGTTCAACAATGGTGGGTGCCAACATACTTGTGTGAACACCATGGGCAGCTACGAGTGCCGCTGCAAAGAGGGCTTCTTCCTCAGCAACAACCAGCACACATGCATCCACCGCTCTGTGG AGGGTCTCAACTGTATGAATAAGGAGCACGGCTGCGCCCACATCTGCAAAGAGACACCCAAAGGAGGTGTGGCCTGTGAGTGTCGTCCAGGGTTCGAGCTGGCCAGGAACCAGAGAGGCTGCATCT TAACTTGTAACCACGGCAATGGAGGCTGCCAGCACACCTGCGAGGACACGGAGAGCGGCCCCATATGCCGGTGTCACGCCAGGTACACCCTGCAACCTGACAAGAGGTCGTGTGTAG AACGAGATGAAGCCACCACCGAGTCCTCAGACCACAACGCTACATCTTTTACTGAGGTGGACAAACGGGTCAAACGAAGACTGTTAATGG AAACCTGCGCGGTAAACAATGGTGGGTGCGACTGCACCTGTAAAGACACATCCACGGGCGTTCGCTGCAGCTGCCCCATCGGCTTCACACTGCAGCCGGATGGAAAAACCTGCAAAG ATATTGACGAGTGTGAGCTTCACAACGGAGGTTGTGAACACTTCTGCAGGAACACCATCGGCAGCTTTGAGTGTAATTGCAGAAAAGGCTTCAAGCTTCTGACAGATGAACGTTCTTGTCAAG ATATAGATGAGTGTTTTTTTGAGCGGACATGTGATCACACATGTGTGAACTCCCCTGGTGGTTTTCAGTGTCTGTGCAACAAAGGCTACACCATGTATGGACTGGCCCACTGTGGAG aTATAAATGAATGCAGTGTGAACAATGGTGGTTGTGAGCAGGGTTGTGAGAACACCATGGGTGGATTTGAATGCTTTTGCCATCCTGGCTATAAGCTACACTGGAACAAAAAGGACTGCATTG AGGCTGAGGGTTTACCGCCTGCAAACCCCCCCTCTAAACCTACCTTGAACTGTAGTAAGCAGGAGGGAGGGGACCGCTGCTTCCTGACATGCCAGTCCCAAGTTCATATCAGCAGTG GGACGGAGGATTCCTACACGGTGACCTGTGGAATGCCTCTGCCCTGCCTGGCTGACGCACAAAAGAACAACAGCGGCTTGTATTGCTTAG GTCCAGAAATGGCCAATGTTCCACGCATTAAGACCACCGCCACGTTTAAGTCTGGAACTACAAAATGCAACTTAAAACGAAGTCAGGAGAAACTCAAGGAGACTTTAAACTCAGCACACTCAG ATAGCAGGTTCCTCTTCACTGAAAACGTCCAGTTCAGCTATGTGAGCCTGCGCTGCACGTCGTCCGGACAGCGAACGCGCAGCCGCCATGGCAGGAAAGCCGGCGAGGAGGACAGCTCCTCAATAACAGCTGAGTTTGAGCTGGATGTGAACCTAGAGGAGGTAACAG CAGAGAGCTGTGACCTGAACTGTGTGCGCCGACGCTCAGAGAAGAGGCTCAGGAAGACAATCAGAACGCTGAGGAAGTCCATCAACCGGGAACAGTTCCACCTCCACTTCGCTGGGTCCGACTACGAGCTCGGCAAGAGTATGGGCCAGCCGGCAGAGCTGCCGGGACACTGTGTGGCGGGACAAGTGTTGATGGGAAGGAAATGTG TGAGCTGTGGCATAGGGACTCACTACGACGGAGATCAGGgaaggtgtgtgttgtgtccagCTGGAACTTATCAGGATGAGGAGGGACAGACATCTTGTGAGACTTGTCCTGGACCGGAAGGAAGAGAAGTCTCCAAGGTGGTCGGAGCTCGAAACATGTCAGAGTGTGGAG gtcagTGTTCCCCCGGTCAGTACTCTCATGATGGCTTCATCCCCTGCTACCCCTGTCCATTGGGAACGTACCAGCCAGAAGTAGGACGCACCTCCTGCTTCCCTTGTGGAGGGAACCTGGTCACCAAGCGCAGTGGTGCTGTAACCTTCCAGGAGTGTGAGACCAAAG TCCAGTGCTCTCCAGGTCATTACTACAACACCAGCACACACCGCTGTATCCGCTGTCCCATGGGCACGTATCAAGGAGAGTTTGGGCAAAACTACTGCGTCGCCTGCCCTGGAAACACCACCACTGACTTTGATGGCTCCACTAACATCATGCAATGTAAAA ACCGACAATGTGGAGGTGAGCTGGGAGATTTTACTGGTTACATTGAGTCTCCCAACTACCCGGGGAACTACCCAGCCAATGTCGAGTGCACCTGGACCATCAACCCACCGCCCAAACGCAGGATCCTTATTGTCGTCCCAGAAATCTACCTGCCTATTGAGGATGAATGTGGAGACTACCTAGTAATGAGGAAAAGCT CTCTCTCCAACTCTGTGACAACCTACGAGACTTGCCAAACATATGAACGTCCCATCGCTTTCACCTCCCGCTCCAAGAGGCTTTGGATCCAGTTCAGGTCCAACGAGGGGAACAGTGGAAAAGGCTTCCAGGTCCCATATGTGACTTATGATG AGGACTACCAAGAATTGATAGAAGACATAGTTAGAGATGGAAGATTATACGCTTCAGAGAATCACCAGGAAATTCTCAAG GACAAGAAGCTCATGAAGGCATTGTTTGATGTGCTGGCTCACCCACAGAACTTCTTCAACTACACAGCACAAGAATCAAGAGAAATGTTTCCGAAATCCTTCATCCGCTTCCTGCGTTCTAAAGTCTTGAGATTCCTTCGCCCTTAG
- the scube2 gene encoding signal peptide, CUB and EGF-like domain-containing protein 2 isoform X3 — protein MGAIWAARDFCLFLLLLNSCQSTALPEIRDPCAEGSDGCHIDAICQTTQGSYKCTCKAGFKGDGKHCEDIDECDLEYNGGCVHECNNIPGNYRCTCYDGFNLAHDGHNCLDVDECKFNNGGCQHTCVNTMGSYECRCKEGFFLSNNQHTCIHRSVEGLNCMNKEHGCAHICKETPKGGVACECRPGFELARNQRGCILTCNHGNGGCQHTCEDTESGPICRCHARYTLQPDKRSCVERDEATTESSDHNATSFTEVDKRVKRRLLMETCAVNNGGCDCTCKDTSTGVRCSCPIGFTLQPDGKTCKDIDECELHNGGCEHFCRNTIGSFECNCRKGFKLLTDERSCQDIDECFFERTCDHTCVNSPGGFQCLCNKGYTMYGLAHCGDINECSVNNGGCEQGCENTMGGFECFCHPGYKLHWNKKDCIEAEGLPPANPPSKPTLNCSKQEGGDRCFLTCQSQVHISSGTEDSYTVTCGMPLPCLADAQKNNSGLYCLGPEMANVPRIKTTATFKSGTTKCNLKRSQEKLKETLNSAHSDSRFLFTENVQFSYVSLRCTSSGQRTRSRHGRKAGEEDSSSITAEFELDVNLEEVTESCDLNCVRRRSEKRLRKTIRTLRKSINREQFHLHFAGSDYELGKSMGQPAELPGHCVAGQVLMGRKCVSCGIGTHYDGDQGRCVLCPAGTYQDEEGQTSCETCPGPEGREVSKVVGARNMSECGGQCSPGQYSHDGFIPCYPCPLGTYQPEVGRTSCFPCGGNLVTKRSGAVTFQECETKVQCSPGHYYNTSTHRCIRCPMGTYQGEFGQNYCVACPGNTTTDFDGSTNIMQCKNRQCGGELGDFTGYIESPNYPGNYPANVECTWTINPPPKRRILIVVPEIYLPIEDECGDYLVMRKSSLSNSVTTYETCQTYERPIAFTSRSKRLWIQFRSNEGNSGKGFQVPYVTYDEDYQELIEDIVRDGRLYASENHQEILKDKKLMKALFDVLAHPQNFFNYTAQESREMFPKSFIRFLRSKVLRFLRP, from the exons ATGGGAGCTATTTGGGCTGCAAGggacttttgtttgtttttgctcttgttAAATAGTTGCCAAAGCACAGCGCTTCCAGAGATTCGAG ATCCATGTGCAGAGGGAAGTGATGGCTGTCACATTGATGCTATTTGTCAGACTACCCAAGGCTCATACAAGTGCACGTGTAAAGCAGGCTTTAAAGGAGATGGAAAACACTGCGAAG ACATTGATGAATGCGACTTGGAGTATAATGGTGGCTGCGTACACGAGTGCAACAATATACCAGGCAATTATCGCTGCACTTGTTATGACGGATTCAATTTGGCACATGACGGACATAACTGCCTAG ATGTCGATGAATGCAAGTTCAACAATGGTGGGTGCCAACATACTTGTGTGAACACCATGGGCAGCTACGAGTGCCGCTGCAAAGAGGGCTTCTTCCTCAGCAACAACCAGCACACATGCATCCACCGCTCTGTGG AGGGTCTCAACTGTATGAATAAGGAGCACGGCTGCGCCCACATCTGCAAAGAGACACCCAAAGGAGGTGTGGCCTGTGAGTGTCGTCCAGGGTTCGAGCTGGCCAGGAACCAGAGAGGCTGCATCT TAACTTGTAACCACGGCAATGGAGGCTGCCAGCACACCTGCGAGGACACGGAGAGCGGCCCCATATGCCGGTGTCACGCCAGGTACACCCTGCAACCTGACAAGAGGTCGTGTGTAG AACGAGATGAAGCCACCACCGAGTCCTCAGACCACAACGCTACATCTTTTACTGAGGTGGACAAACGGGTCAAACGAAGACTGTTAATGG AAACCTGCGCGGTAAACAATGGTGGGTGCGACTGCACCTGTAAAGACACATCCACGGGCGTTCGCTGCAGCTGCCCCATCGGCTTCACACTGCAGCCGGATGGAAAAACCTGCAAAG ATATTGACGAGTGTGAGCTTCACAACGGAGGTTGTGAACACTTCTGCAGGAACACCATCGGCAGCTTTGAGTGTAATTGCAGAAAAGGCTTCAAGCTTCTGACAGATGAACGTTCTTGTCAAG ATATAGATGAGTGTTTTTTTGAGCGGACATGTGATCACACATGTGTGAACTCCCCTGGTGGTTTTCAGTGTCTGTGCAACAAAGGCTACACCATGTATGGACTGGCCCACTGTGGAG aTATAAATGAATGCAGTGTGAACAATGGTGGTTGTGAGCAGGGTTGTGAGAACACCATGGGTGGATTTGAATGCTTTTGCCATCCTGGCTATAAGCTACACTGGAACAAAAAGGACTGCATTG AGGCTGAGGGTTTACCGCCTGCAAACCCCCCCTCTAAACCTACCTTGAACTGTAGTAAGCAGGAGGGAGGGGACCGCTGCTTCCTGACATGCCAGTCCCAAGTTCATATCAGCAGTG GGACGGAGGATTCCTACACGGTGACCTGTGGAATGCCTCTGCCCTGCCTGGCTGACGCACAAAAGAACAACAGCGGCTTGTATTGCTTAG GTCCAGAAATGGCCAATGTTCCACGCATTAAGACCACCGCCACGTTTAAGTCTGGAACTACAAAATGCAACTTAAAACGAAGTCAGGAGAAACTCAAGGAGACTTTAAACTCAGCACACTCAG ATAGCAGGTTCCTCTTCACTGAAAACGTCCAGTTCAGCTATGTGAGCCTGCGCTGCACGTCGTCCGGACAGCGAACGCGCAGCCGCCATGGCAGGAAAGCCGGCGAGGAGGACAGCTCCTCAATAACAGCTGAGTTTGAGCTGGATGTGAACCTAGAGGAGGTAACAG AGAGCTGTGACCTGAACTGTGTGCGCCGACGCTCAGAGAAGAGGCTCAGGAAGACAATCAGAACGCTGAGGAAGTCCATCAACCGGGAACAGTTCCACCTCCACTTCGCTGGGTCCGACTACGAGCTCGGCAAGAGTATGGGCCAGCCGGCAGAGCTGCCGGGACACTGTGTGGCGGGACAAGTGTTGATGGGAAGGAAATGTG TGAGCTGTGGCATAGGGACTCACTACGACGGAGATCAGGgaaggtgtgtgttgtgtccagCTGGAACTTATCAGGATGAGGAGGGACAGACATCTTGTGAGACTTGTCCTGGACCGGAAGGAAGAGAAGTCTCCAAGGTGGTCGGAGCTCGAAACATGTCAGAGTGTGGAG gtcagTGTTCCCCCGGTCAGTACTCTCATGATGGCTTCATCCCCTGCTACCCCTGTCCATTGGGAACGTACCAGCCAGAAGTAGGACGCACCTCCTGCTTCCCTTGTGGAGGGAACCTGGTCACCAAGCGCAGTGGTGCTGTAACCTTCCAGGAGTGTGAGACCAAAG TCCAGTGCTCTCCAGGTCATTACTACAACACCAGCACACACCGCTGTATCCGCTGTCCCATGGGCACGTATCAAGGAGAGTTTGGGCAAAACTACTGCGTCGCCTGCCCTGGAAACACCACCACTGACTTTGATGGCTCCACTAACATCATGCAATGTAAAA ACCGACAATGTGGAGGTGAGCTGGGAGATTTTACTGGTTACATTGAGTCTCCCAACTACCCGGGGAACTACCCAGCCAATGTCGAGTGCACCTGGACCATCAACCCACCGCCCAAACGCAGGATCCTTATTGTCGTCCCAGAAATCTACCTGCCTATTGAGGATGAATGTGGAGACTACCTAGTAATGAGGAAAAGCT CTCTCTCCAACTCTGTGACAACCTACGAGACTTGCCAAACATATGAACGTCCCATCGCTTTCACCTCCCGCTCCAAGAGGCTTTGGATCCAGTTCAGGTCCAACGAGGGGAACAGTGGAAAAGGCTTCCAGGTCCCATATGTGACTTATGATG AGGACTACCAAGAATTGATAGAAGACATAGTTAGAGATGGAAGATTATACGCTTCAGAGAATCACCAGGAAATTCTCAAG GACAAGAAGCTCATGAAGGCATTGTTTGATGTGCTGGCTCACCCACAGAACTTCTTCAACTACACAGCACAAGAATCAAGAGAAATGTTTCCGAAATCCTTCATCCGCTTCCTGCGTTCTAAAGTCTTGAGATTCCTTCGCCCTTAG
- the scube2 gene encoding signal peptide, CUB and EGF-like domain-containing protein 2 isoform X2: protein MCECVLCFPVVESATLRTLSGVRSCCFPIDPCAEGSDGCHIDAICQTTQGSYKCTCKAGFKGDGKHCEDIDECDLEYNGGCVHECNNIPGNYRCTCYDGFNLAHDGHNCLDVDECKFNNGGCQHTCVNTMGSYECRCKEGFFLSNNQHTCIHRSVEGLNCMNKEHGCAHICKETPKGGVACECRPGFELARNQRGCILTCNHGNGGCQHTCEDTESGPICRCHARYTLQPDKRSCVERDEATTESSDHNATSFTEVDKRVKRRLLMETCAVNNGGCDCTCKDTSTGVRCSCPIGFTLQPDGKTCKDIDECELHNGGCEHFCRNTIGSFECNCRKGFKLLTDERSCQDIDECFFERTCDHTCVNSPGGFQCLCNKGYTMYGLAHCGDINECSVNNGGCEQGCENTMGGFECFCHPGYKLHWNKKDCIEAEGLPPANPPSKPTLNCSKQEGGDRCFLTCQSQVHISSGTEDSYTVTCGMPLPCLADAQKNNSGLYCLGPEMANVPRIKTTATFKSGTTKCNLKRSQEKLKETLNSAHSDSRFLFTENVQFSYVSLRCTSSGQRTRSRHGRKAGEEDSSSITAEFELDVNLEEVTAESCDLNCVRRRSEKRLRKTIRTLRKSINREQFHLHFAGSDYELGKSMGQPAELPGHCVAGQVLMGRKCVSCGIGTHYDGDQGRCVLCPAGTYQDEEGQTSCETCPGPEGREVSKVVGARNMSECGGQCSPGQYSHDGFIPCYPCPLGTYQPEVGRTSCFPCGGNLVTKRSGAVTFQECETKVQCSPGHYYNTSTHRCIRCPMGTYQGEFGQNYCVACPGNTTTDFDGSTNIMQCKNRQCGGELGDFTGYIESPNYPGNYPANVECTWTINPPPKRRILIVVPEIYLPIEDECGDYLVMRKSSLSNSVTTYETCQTYERPIAFTSRSKRLWIQFRSNEGNSGKGFQVPYVTYDEDYQELIEDIVRDGRLYASENHQEILKDKKLMKALFDVLAHPQNFFNYTAQESREMFPKSFIRFLRSKVLRFLRP from the exons atgtgtgagtgtgtgttgtgttttccagTCGTGGAGAGTGCTACTTTACGCACGCTTTCTGGAGTGCGCTCTTGTTGTTTCCCCATTG ATCCATGTGCAGAGGGAAGTGATGGCTGTCACATTGATGCTATTTGTCAGACTACCCAAGGCTCATACAAGTGCACGTGTAAAGCAGGCTTTAAAGGAGATGGAAAACACTGCGAAG ACATTGATGAATGCGACTTGGAGTATAATGGTGGCTGCGTACACGAGTGCAACAATATACCAGGCAATTATCGCTGCACTTGTTATGACGGATTCAATTTGGCACATGACGGACATAACTGCCTAG ATGTCGATGAATGCAAGTTCAACAATGGTGGGTGCCAACATACTTGTGTGAACACCATGGGCAGCTACGAGTGCCGCTGCAAAGAGGGCTTCTTCCTCAGCAACAACCAGCACACATGCATCCACCGCTCTGTGG AGGGTCTCAACTGTATGAATAAGGAGCACGGCTGCGCCCACATCTGCAAAGAGACACCCAAAGGAGGTGTGGCCTGTGAGTGTCGTCCAGGGTTCGAGCTGGCCAGGAACCAGAGAGGCTGCATCT TAACTTGTAACCACGGCAATGGAGGCTGCCAGCACACCTGCGAGGACACGGAGAGCGGCCCCATATGCCGGTGTCACGCCAGGTACACCCTGCAACCTGACAAGAGGTCGTGTGTAG AACGAGATGAAGCCACCACCGAGTCCTCAGACCACAACGCTACATCTTTTACTGAGGTGGACAAACGGGTCAAACGAAGACTGTTAATGG AAACCTGCGCGGTAAACAATGGTGGGTGCGACTGCACCTGTAAAGACACATCCACGGGCGTTCGCTGCAGCTGCCCCATCGGCTTCACACTGCAGCCGGATGGAAAAACCTGCAAAG ATATTGACGAGTGTGAGCTTCACAACGGAGGTTGTGAACACTTCTGCAGGAACACCATCGGCAGCTTTGAGTGTAATTGCAGAAAAGGCTTCAAGCTTCTGACAGATGAACGTTCTTGTCAAG ATATAGATGAGTGTTTTTTTGAGCGGACATGTGATCACACATGTGTGAACTCCCCTGGTGGTTTTCAGTGTCTGTGCAACAAAGGCTACACCATGTATGGACTGGCCCACTGTGGAG aTATAAATGAATGCAGTGTGAACAATGGTGGTTGTGAGCAGGGTTGTGAGAACACCATGGGTGGATTTGAATGCTTTTGCCATCCTGGCTATAAGCTACACTGGAACAAAAAGGACTGCATTG AGGCTGAGGGTTTACCGCCTGCAAACCCCCCCTCTAAACCTACCTTGAACTGTAGTAAGCAGGAGGGAGGGGACCGCTGCTTCCTGACATGCCAGTCCCAAGTTCATATCAGCAGTG GGACGGAGGATTCCTACACGGTGACCTGTGGAATGCCTCTGCCCTGCCTGGCTGACGCACAAAAGAACAACAGCGGCTTGTATTGCTTAG GTCCAGAAATGGCCAATGTTCCACGCATTAAGACCACCGCCACGTTTAAGTCTGGAACTACAAAATGCAACTTAAAACGAAGTCAGGAGAAACTCAAGGAGACTTTAAACTCAGCACACTCAG ATAGCAGGTTCCTCTTCACTGAAAACGTCCAGTTCAGCTATGTGAGCCTGCGCTGCACGTCGTCCGGACAGCGAACGCGCAGCCGCCATGGCAGGAAAGCCGGCGAGGAGGACAGCTCCTCAATAACAGCTGAGTTTGAGCTGGATGTGAACCTAGAGGAGGTAACAG CAGAGAGCTGTGACCTGAACTGTGTGCGCCGACGCTCAGAGAAGAGGCTCAGGAAGACAATCAGAACGCTGAGGAAGTCCATCAACCGGGAACAGTTCCACCTCCACTTCGCTGGGTCCGACTACGAGCTCGGCAAGAGTATGGGCCAGCCGGCAGAGCTGCCGGGACACTGTGTGGCGGGACAAGTGTTGATGGGAAGGAAATGTG TGAGCTGTGGCATAGGGACTCACTACGACGGAGATCAGGgaaggtgtgtgttgtgtccagCTGGAACTTATCAGGATGAGGAGGGACAGACATCTTGTGAGACTTGTCCTGGACCGGAAGGAAGAGAAGTCTCCAAGGTGGTCGGAGCTCGAAACATGTCAGAGTGTGGAG gtcagTGTTCCCCCGGTCAGTACTCTCATGATGGCTTCATCCCCTGCTACCCCTGTCCATTGGGAACGTACCAGCCAGAAGTAGGACGCACCTCCTGCTTCCCTTGTGGAGGGAACCTGGTCACCAAGCGCAGTGGTGCTGTAACCTTCCAGGAGTGTGAGACCAAAG TCCAGTGCTCTCCAGGTCATTACTACAACACCAGCACACACCGCTGTATCCGCTGTCCCATGGGCACGTATCAAGGAGAGTTTGGGCAAAACTACTGCGTCGCCTGCCCTGGAAACACCACCACTGACTTTGATGGCTCCACTAACATCATGCAATGTAAAA ACCGACAATGTGGAGGTGAGCTGGGAGATTTTACTGGTTACATTGAGTCTCCCAACTACCCGGGGAACTACCCAGCCAATGTCGAGTGCACCTGGACCATCAACCCACCGCCCAAACGCAGGATCCTTATTGTCGTCCCAGAAATCTACCTGCCTATTGAGGATGAATGTGGAGACTACCTAGTAATGAGGAAAAGCT CTCTCTCCAACTCTGTGACAACCTACGAGACTTGCCAAACATATGAACGTCCCATCGCTTTCACCTCCCGCTCCAAGAGGCTTTGGATCCAGTTCAGGTCCAACGAGGGGAACAGTGGAAAAGGCTTCCAGGTCCCATATGTGACTTATGATG AGGACTACCAAGAATTGATAGAAGACATAGTTAGAGATGGAAGATTATACGCTTCAGAGAATCACCAGGAAATTCTCAAG GACAAGAAGCTCATGAAGGCATTGTTTGATGTGCTGGCTCACCCACAGAACTTCTTCAACTACACAGCACAAGAATCAAGAGAAATGTTTCCGAAATCCTTCATCCGCTTCCTGCGTTCTAAAGTCTTGAGATTCCTTCGCCCTTAG